Proteins found in one Cyanobacteria bacterium FACHB-DQ100 genomic segment:
- a CDS encoding TIGR02587 family membrane protein produces the protein MLTHLSKQWKTELTDLVRGASGGFLLGIPLLYTMEVWWIGSYVSPFRMLFALVLTFLIVLLLNQASGFRHGNDIRTINAVKDTIKALAIGLVCSGATLVLLREIRFDAPLIEVLGKLIYESVPFTFGVALANQFLGKDESRSGDDPPARQGNATLSDISATLIGALVIAFNIAPTDEIPMLASAVTGGWLLAMIAASLLVSYCIVFAAGFTNQSQRYQHKGVFQRPWGETIAAYLVSLFAAMLMLVFFQKLHFDDPWQLWLRYTVLLGLPAAVGGAAGRLAA, from the coding sequence ATGTTGACTCATCTTAGCAAGCAGTGGAAAACTGAGCTAACAGATTTAGTTCGGGGCGCATCGGGTGGTTTTTTGCTCGGGATTCCATTGCTTTATACGATGGAGGTTTGGTGGATTGGTTCCTATGTCAGTCCATTCAGAATGCTATTTGCTTTAGTATTGACATTCTTAATTGTATTGCTATTAAACCAGGCTTCGGGATTTCGTCACGGCAACGATATCAGAACGATCAATGCTGTGAAAGATACGATTAAAGCTTTAGCGATCGGTTTAGTGTGTAGTGGTGCAACCTTAGTATTACTGCGAGAAATCAGATTCGATGCGCCGTTAATTGAAGTGCTGGGTAAATTGATTTACGAAAGCGTCCCCTTTACATTCGGTGTGGCGTTGGCGAATCAGTTTTTAGGGAAAGATGAATCGCGATCGGGTGATGATCCACCTGCACGTCAAGGTAATGCAACGTTATCGGATATTTCAGCGACTTTAATCGGTGCGCTTGTGATTGCATTTAACATTGCCCCCACTGATGAGATTCCTATGTTGGCATCAGCGGTAACAGGTGGATGGTTGCTTGCGATGATTGCAGCATCCTTGTTGGTGTCGTACTGCATTGTGTTTGCGGCAGGATTCACAAATCAATCCCAGCGCTATCAGCATAAGGGTGTGTTTCAGCGTCCTTGGGGTGAAACGATCGCAGCCTATTTAGTCTCATTGTTTGCTGCAATGCTGATGTTAGTGTTCTTTCAAAAGCTGCACTTCGATGATCCGTGGCAGTTGTGGCTAAGATACACGGTTTTACTCGGATTGCCTGCGGCGGTTGGGGGTGCAGCAGGACGATTAGCAGCTTAG
- a CDS encoding TIGR03792 family protein — protein sequence MVIEWLKVKVPLELRETYIQKDAEIWTETLSKYPGYVGKEIWFNPKDDTDLIMVIYWQTKDAWKGIPASVLEETDRRFTAAMGQSFPFAEEGEYQVRKFSEPSVK from the coding sequence ATGGTTATCGAATGGCTGAAAGTTAAAGTTCCGCTAGAACTTCGGGAAACTTATATTCAAAAAGATGCTGAGATTTGGACAGAAACTTTGTCAAAATATCCAGGCTATGTCGGTAAGGAAATTTGGTTCAATCCCAAAGATGACACCGACTTGATTATGGTGATTTACTGGCAAACCAAAGACGCTTGGAAAGGCATTCCCGCCTCGGTTCTCGAAGAGACTGACCGACGATTCACAGCAGCAATGGGACAATCCTTCCCATTTGCCGAAGAAGGCGAATATCAAGTCCGCAAATTTAGCGAACCCTCTGTGAAGTAA
- a CDS encoding zinc ribbon domain-containing protein: MINCPRCGQSVRSDAIACPRCRTSLKAHGHPGIVLHRATGTEPLCKTCIYDADDTCNYPQRPDAWECTMYHNATVPIVSNPSRYEMTPAAWARRNAGWIALVILLVFSFGLALSRR; this comes from the coding sequence ATGATTAACTGTCCTCGCTGCGGTCAATCCGTTCGATCCGATGCGATCGCTTGTCCTCGCTGTCGCACCTCACTCAAAGCTCATGGTCATCCCGGCATCGTACTTCATCGCGCTACCGGAACCGAGCCCCTCTGCAAAACCTGTATCTATGATGCAGATGATACCTGCAACTATCCCCAACGCCCTGATGCTTGGGAATGCACGATGTATCACAATGCCACAGTGCCGATCGTTAGCAATCCATCCCGGTATGAAATGACTCCGGCTGCTTGGGCACGACGAAACGCGGGATGGATTGCTTTAGTGATTCTACTTGTATTCAGCTTCGGCTTAGCCTTATCGCGCCGCTAG
- a CDS encoding GvpL/GvpF family gas vesicle protein encodes MYTYAFFKTPTTPLQLSAGIDGDLEVIETGALAALVEPELEFEAVQNDDDRLVQAVLAHDRVICDLFWQVTILPLRFGTQFLSRDHLIAHLNENRDKYLGKLNQLEGKAEYRLKLTPIELELPSNPEMNGSTKGRDYFQAKKQQYQAHLDQKDQQQQEFQQILAEIEQVYPDAKLKAGSDGVEKLYLLINKQDEMSLYQHLSKWQNQYPQWELGLGEALPPYHFV; translated from the coding sequence ATGTATACCTACGCTTTCTTCAAAACGCCAACTACACCGCTACAGCTGAGTGCAGGAATTGACGGGGATTTAGAAGTCATTGAAACGGGTGCTTTAGCAGCTTTGGTGGAACCAGAGTTAGAGTTTGAAGCGGTGCAGAACGATGATGACCGATTGGTGCAAGCCGTGCTCGCGCACGATCGCGTGATTTGTGATTTGTTTTGGCAAGTGACGATTTTGCCGCTTCGGTTTGGAACACAGTTTTTGTCTCGCGATCATCTGATTGCTCATCTGAACGAAAATCGCGACAAGTATTTAGGCAAGCTGAATCAGCTAGAAGGAAAGGCAGAATATCGGCTGAAGCTAACCCCGATCGAGCTTGAGTTACCAAGCAATCCAGAAATGAATGGCAGCACGAAAGGACGGGATTACTTTCAGGCAAAAAAGCAGCAGTATCAAGCGCATCTCGACCAAAAAGACCAGCAACAGCAGGAATTTCAGCAGATTTTGGCAGAAATTGAACAGGTCTATCCGGATGCCAAACTCAAAGCAGGTTCAGATGGGGTTGAGAAGCTGTATTTATTGATTAATAAACAGGATGAGATGTCGCTTTATCAACATCTGAGTAAATGGCAAAATCAATATCCACAATGGGAATTAGGATTAGGAGAAGCATTACCGCCGTATCATTTTGTGTAA
- the lpxB gene encoding lipid-A-disaccharide synthase: protein MKKRIFISTGEVSGDLQGAMLVRALYSQAEQLGAEIEVLALGGVRMEAAGAKLLGNTTEIGSIGIIEGLPYLLPTLSVQRRAKQYLRENPPDFAVMIDYSDPNISIGLHIRKYLPDVPTAYFIAPQEWVLRINEKKTQWIVQISDCIYSIFPSEAAYYKSNGANATFVGHPLIDRMSNAPDRSTARSKLGIAPNQTAIVLLPASRQQEIKYMMPVIFKAAQQIQAKIPGVRFLVPLSLEKYRSQIVQGIEKYQLQAQIVEGSPLNAIAAADLAITKSGTVNLEIALLDVPQVVMYRLSPFTYWVAKHILKLKLPFASPPNLVNMKAIVPEFIQDAATSENLTQSALELLNPEHRAKTIADYQEMREALGGEGACDRVARSILARLGFCEAPEFQTFV, encoded by the coding sequence ATGAAGAAGCGGATTTTTATCAGTACGGGTGAAGTGTCCGGCGATTTGCAAGGGGCAATGCTGGTGAGAGCGCTGTATTCCCAAGCGGAGCAACTGGGAGCAGAAATTGAGGTGCTAGCGCTGGGCGGGGTTCGGATGGAAGCCGCAGGCGCGAAATTGCTCGGCAATACAACGGAAATCGGTTCGATTGGAATTATCGAAGGATTACCGTATTTGTTGCCGACCTTGAGCGTTCAACGTCGCGCTAAGCAGTATCTCCGCGAGAATCCACCCGATTTTGCGGTAATGATTGATTACAGTGATCCTAATATCAGTATTGGGCTACACATTCGCAAATACTTGCCTGATGTGCCAACGGCTTACTTTATTGCACCGCAAGAATGGGTTTTGCGAATTAACGAGAAAAAAACGCAGTGGATTGTGCAAATTAGTGATTGCATCTATTCAATTTTTCCGTCTGAGGCAGCCTATTACAAATCAAACGGCGCGAACGCTACGTTTGTCGGACATCCCTTGATCGATCGCATGAGCAACGCACCCGATCGATCAACGGCTCGATCGAAATTAGGAATTGCACCGAATCAGACCGCGATCGTGCTGCTTCCGGCATCGCGCCAACAGGAAATCAAATATATGATGCCTGTAATTTTCAAAGCAGCGCAGCAGATTCAAGCAAAGATTCCTGGTGTACGGTTTCTGGTTCCACTATCGCTAGAAAAATACCGATCGCAGATTGTTCAAGGAATTGAGAAATACCAACTGCAAGCTCAAATTGTCGAAGGTTCACCGTTAAATGCGATTGCAGCAGCAGATCTGGCGATTACAAAATCTGGCACAGTCAATCTTGAAATTGCCTTGCTTGATGTGCCGCAAGTCGTGATGTATCGCTTATCTCCGTTTACGTATTGGGTGGCAAAGCATATCCTCAAACTCAAGTTACCGTTTGCGTCACCGCCAAACTTGGTCAACATGAAAGCGATCGTGCCCGAATTTATCCAAGATGCTGCCACGTCTGAAAATTTAACGCAGTCGGCACTAGAGTTGCTCAATCCTGAACATCGAGCGAAAACGATTGCGGACTATCAAGAGATGCGAGAGGCTTTAGGTGGAGAAGGAGCTTGCGATCGCGTCGCGCGATCGATTTTGGCGCGGTTAGGATTTTGTGAGGCTCCAGAATTCCAAACTTTCGTATGA
- the lpxA gene encoding acyl-ACP--UDP-N-acetylglucosamine O-acyltransferase: MTTTLIHPTAVIHPNAQLHPTVQVGAYAVIGEHVKIGAGSVVGHHVVIEGWTEMGERNQIFPGAAIGLEPQDLKYDGSLGLVRIGNGNQIREFVTIHRPTFADRITLIGNGNLLMAYVHVGHECVIEDQVIIANSVQMAGHVHIESKARLSGVLGIHQFVWIGRHAMIGGMSRIDRDVPPFVIVEGNPSRIRAFHQIGLQRSGFSAEEINLLKKAYRTVFRSGLPMNQGLEQLDLLPENEHIQHLQQFIQLSLSPGRRGLTPSAAVRSS; this comes from the coding sequence ATGACCACTACCTTGATTCACCCGACTGCTGTGATTCACCCGAATGCTCAACTTCATCCAACCGTCCAAGTTGGTGCATATGCGGTGATTGGAGAGCATGTCAAAATCGGCGCGGGATCGGTTGTCGGGCATCATGTGGTGATCGAGGGTTGGACGGAAATGGGAGAGCGCAATCAGATTTTTCCGGGAGCGGCGATCGGGCTTGAGCCGCAGGATCTGAAATACGATGGCTCACTCGGTTTGGTGCGGATTGGCAATGGCAATCAGATTCGTGAGTTTGTCACGATTCATCGCCCGACTTTTGCCGATCGCATTACGCTGATTGGCAACGGCAATTTGCTGATGGCATATGTGCATGTCGGGCATGAGTGCGTGATCGAAGATCAGGTGATTATCGCCAATTCGGTACAGATGGCGGGTCATGTCCATATCGAATCAAAAGCAAGATTAAGTGGGGTCTTAGGGATTCATCAGTTTGTCTGGATTGGACGACACGCGATGATCGGAGGGATGAGTCGGATCGATCGCGATGTGCCGCCGTTTGTGATTGTCGAGGGCAATCCTTCACGGATTCGGGCGTTTCATCAGATCGGATTGCAGCGATCGGGCTTTTCGGCAGAAGAGATTAATTTGCTGAAAAAAGCCTATCGAACCGTGTTTCGGTCTGGTTTGCCGATGAATCAGGGGCTAGAGCAATTAGATCTGCTGCCTGAAAACGAGCATATTCAACATTTGCAGCAGTTTATTCAACTCTCTTTGTCGCCCGGGCGTAGAGGACTGACACCGAGCGCAGCGGTAAGAAGCTCATGA
- the fabZ gene encoding 3-hydroxyacyl-ACP dehydratase FabZ, whose product MSTLIETHTAPNENLDAPAETAIKTTFTVEEIHQLLPHRYPFALVDRIIDYVPGKMATGIKNVSFNEPQFQGHFPGRPIMPGVLIVEAMAQVGGVVLTQMADVQGGLFMFAGIDGVRFRRPVVPGDQLVMTVELLSVKARRFGKMRGRAEVDGQLACEGDLMFALVD is encoded by the coding sequence ATGTCAACCTTGATTGAAACCCACACTGCCCCGAACGAGAATCTAGACGCTCCGGCTGAAACTGCCATCAAAACGACGTTCACCGTCGAAGAAATTCATCAACTGCTGCCGCATCGCTATCCGTTTGCGCTCGTCGATCGCATCATCGATTACGTTCCTGGCAAAATGGCAACCGGGATTAAAAACGTCTCGTTCAATGAGCCGCAGTTTCAAGGACATTTTCCGGGTCGTCCGATTATGCCGGGAGTGCTGATTGTTGAAGCAATGGCACAGGTCGGCGGCGTTGTCCTTACTCAAATGGCAGATGTGCAAGGCGGTCTCTTCATGTTTGCTGGGATCGATGGAGTCAGATTCCGTCGTCCGGTTGTGCCAGGCGATCAACTGGTCATGACGGTGGAACTGCTCTCGGTGAAAGCACGTCGTTTTGGGAAGATGCGCGGTCGTGCCGAAGTTGACGGACAGCTTGCCTGTGAAGGTGATTTAATGTTTGCGCTCGTCGATTGA
- a CDS encoding UDP-3-O-acyl-N-acetylglucosamine deacetylase yields the protein MVNTQGCITQARSLAQPFSCSGIGLHTGDLTTARVLPAEPGRGRYFVRTDLPDAPEIPARIESVRETMLSTELVNGAAKVRTVEHLLAALAGLGINDVRIEVDGAEVPLLDGSARSWTEAILQAGTIGQTAQTSPISLTEPVFVRQGDAFVAALPALELRFSYGIDFELSAIGNQWHSWRFDPTTFAEEIAPARTFGFAHQIEQLRANGLIKGGSLENALVCSAEGWINPPLRFSNEPARHKLLDLIGDLSLLGTFPTAHFLAYKASHGLHTQLVRQLSNLSSH from the coding sequence ATGGTCAACACACAGGGCTGCATCACACAGGCGCGATCGCTTGCTCAACCCTTTTCTTGCTCTGGAATCGGGCTGCATACTGGAGACCTGACAACGGCGCGAGTTTTGCCCGCAGAACCCGGACGAGGGCGATATTTCGTTAGAACCGATTTACCTGATGCTCCGGAGATTCCGGCTCGGATTGAATCAGTTCGAGAAACCATGCTTTCGACGGAACTTGTGAATGGAGCAGCAAAAGTTCGCACTGTTGAGCATCTACTAGCCGCGCTTGCAGGGCTGGGGATCAATGATGTGCGAATCGAAGTTGATGGAGCAGAAGTGCCGCTCCTTGATGGATCGGCTCGATCGTGGACGGAAGCCATTCTCCAGGCGGGAACGATCGGGCAAACGGCACAGACTTCACCGATCTCCCTCACCGAGCCTGTCTTCGTGCGGCAAGGGGATGCGTTTGTGGCAGCACTCCCCGCTCTGGAACTGCGATTTTCTTACGGGATTGACTTTGAACTGAGCGCGATCGGCAATCAGTGGCACAGTTGGCGATTTGATCCCACCACGTTTGCCGAGGAAATTGCGCCAGCGCGGACGTTTGGATTTGCTCATCAGATCGAACAGTTACGAGCAAATGGTTTAATAAAAGGCGGTTCGCTTGAAAATGCCTTAGTGTGTAGCGCTGAGGGATGGATTAATCCACCATTGCGGTTTTCAAATGAACCAGCACGCCATAAACTTCTAGACTTAATAGGAGATCTCAGTTTACTGGGGACGTTTCCAACCGCTCACTTCTTGGCATACAAGGCGAGCCATGGGTTACATACTCAACTGGTGCGTCAACTGTCGAATCTCTCATCTCATTAA
- a CDS encoding BamA/TamA family outer membrane protein → MRLSPVVMAAFALTATLGLSRSALAKSPNQPAQPQAKSTTRAGSPVLKASTVKSVPATVKPVGTDVVVEAIPVMQNSAGTQSLTPLKKVAQAGSSIEQETPDRIQINTSPAAPAPSAPNIPTIPNQPSSPSVPPGSTTTPPTEGQQTPPGTTTPPTEGQQTPPVEVQPQQPGQPAQPQQPAQPTEPPQPAQPAPDEPRVLVSEVVVTGVSPELQQEVYRVIQTQAGRTTTRTQLQNDINAVFATGFFSTVRATPADTPLGVRVTFEVAANPVLRSVQLEGSKVVPPEEVNRIFSPQYGKITNFRELQTGIQELTKFYQDRGFVLAQVINAQQPQVNPDGTVILQVAEGEIERIQVRFINKEGNAQDAKGNPIRGRTREYIITRELELKPGSVFNRTVLERDFQRLFGLGLFEDLRPSLDVGEDRRKVVLVVNAVERNTGNIGLAGGFSSASGLFGSVSYGQQNVGGNNQKLSAEVQIGQRDQQYELSFTDPWIGGDPFRTSYTLSVFRRRTISLIFDGGDPEVRLPNVDRDLPRINRTGGGISFARPLSRNVFERAEWTASLGLQYQRVTASDAEGIRRTVDERGKPLTFDPSGKDDLLTGQLSVRRDRRDDFLRPTRGSVLQLSTEQSVPIGSGSILFNRLRGSYSFYIPTRLTKFTQECRDRDPRRLDQQQTPQGRCAQAFAFNVQAGTVVGDLPPYEAFPLGGTNSVRGYDEGDLGSGRSFLQATAEYRFPVFSIISGALFVDAATDLGSGRSVPGDPAGTRGKPGSGFGYGVGVRVQAGPLGPIRIDFGFNDRGGSNIRFGFGERF, encoded by the coding sequence ATGCGCTTATCTCCTGTTGTGATGGCTGCGTTTGCGTTAACGGCGACGCTTGGCTTATCTCGTTCTGCCCTAGCAAAATCGCCCAATCAGCCAGCCCAACCGCAGGCAAAATCGACGACGCGAGCAGGTTCCCCTGTGCTAAAGGCATCGACCGTAAAGAGCGTCCCCGCAACCGTGAAGCCTGTGGGAACCGATGTCGTGGTCGAAGCGATTCCGGTGATGCAAAATTCGGCGGGAACTCAATCGCTCACTCCGCTCAAGAAAGTAGCTCAAGCGGGTAGCTCGATCGAGCAAGAAACGCCCGATCGCATTCAAATCAATACCTCGCCTGCTGCCCCCGCGCCCTCGGCTCCAAATATTCCAACCATTCCCAATCAGCCGAGTTCGCCGAGTGTTCCGCCAGGTTCAACGACAACTCCTCCGACTGAAGGACAACAAACTCCGCCTGGGACAACAACCCCTCCGACCGAAGGGCAACAAACTCCGCCCGTTGAGGTGCAACCGCAGCAACCCGGTCAACCGGCTCAGCCGCAGCAGCCTGCTCAGCCAACTGAACCGCCACAGCCTGCTCAACCTGCTCCAGATGAACCTAGAGTACTAGTTTCTGAAGTCGTCGTTACAGGGGTAAGTCCTGAACTCCAGCAGGAAGTTTACCGAGTGATTCAAACTCAGGCAGGACGGACAACCACGCGCACTCAGCTTCAGAACGACATCAACGCAGTTTTTGCAACCGGATTCTTTTCGACCGTGAGAGCGACTCCAGCAGATACCCCGCTTGGAGTCCGGGTGACGTTTGAAGTGGCGGCGAATCCAGTCCTACGATCGGTGCAGCTTGAAGGCAGTAAAGTCGTACCGCCGGAAGAGGTAAACCGAATTTTCAGCCCGCAGTACGGCAAAATCACGAATTTCCGGGAATTGCAAACTGGAATTCAAGAACTTACGAAGTTTTACCAAGACCGTGGTTTTGTGCTGGCACAGGTGATTAACGCGCAGCAGCCCCAGGTCAATCCGGATGGAACCGTCATTTTACAGGTTGCAGAAGGAGAAATCGAGCGGATTCAGGTGCGATTTATCAACAAAGAAGGCAACGCTCAGGATGCAAAAGGTAATCCGATTCGAGGCAGAACCCGCGAATATATCATCACTCGCGAGCTTGAACTGAAGCCAGGATCAGTCTTTAACCGCACTGTTTTAGAGCGAGACTTCCAGCGATTATTCGGATTGGGGCTGTTTGAAGATTTACGTCCCTCTCTTGATGTCGGTGAAGATCGGCGCAAAGTGGTTCTGGTAGTGAATGCGGTTGAGCGCAATACCGGAAACATCGGACTTGCGGGCGGCTTTAGTTCTGCGAGTGGTCTATTCGGCAGCGTCAGCTATGGACAGCAAAACGTGGGCGGCAATAATCAAAAGCTCAGCGCTGAGGTGCAGATTGGTCAGCGAGATCAGCAGTACGAATTGAGCTTTACTGACCCGTGGATTGGTGGCGATCCGTTCCGAACCTCCTACACCTTGAGTGTGTTTCGCCGCAGAACGATTTCGCTGATTTTCGACGGGGGCGACCCAGAAGTGCGATTGCCGAACGTCGATCGCGACCTTCCCCGAATTAATCGCACCGGAGGCGGCATCAGCTTCGCTCGTCCGTTATCGAGAAATGTGTTTGAACGGGCAGAATGGACAGCCTCGCTTGGTTTGCAGTATCAGCGCGTCACCGCAAGCGATGCGGAAGGGATTCGTCGCACCGTGGACGAACGAGGAAAACCATTGACGTTTGACCCATCGGGTAAGGATGACTTGTTGACTGGACAGCTTTCAGTCAGACGCGATCGACGCGATGATTTCCTCCGCCCGACTCGTGGATCAGTGCTGCAACTGAGTACCGAGCAATCGGTGCCGATTGGTTCCGGTAGCATTCTGTTCAATCGACTGCGAGGAAGCTACAGCTTCTACATTCCGACGCGCCTGACTAAATTCACGCAAGAGTGCCGCGATCGCGATCCGCGTCGATTAGATCAACAGCAAACCCCGCAGGGACGATGCGCCCAAGCTTTTGCGTTTAATGTCCAAGCCGGAACGGTCGTGGGAGATTTGCCACCGTATGAAGCGTTTCCGCTGGGGGGAACGAACTCGGTGCGCGGCTACGATGAAGGCGATTTGGGCAGCGGTCGCAGCTTCTTGCAAGCTACCGCAGAGTATCGATTCCCGGTCTTCTCGATTATTTCAGGAGCGCTGTTTGTGGATGCGGCAACAGATTTAGGATCGGGTCGATCGGTTCCGGGCGATCCCGCCGGAACGCGGGGTAAGCCCGGAAGTGGATTCGGCTACGGGGTCGGAGTCCGAGTGCAAGCAGGCCCGCTAGGCCCGATTCGGATTGACTTTGGCTTTAACGATCGCGGCGGAAGCAACATTCGCTTTGGCTTTGGAGAACGCTTCTAA
- a CDS encoding phosphoribosylaminoimidazolesuccinocarboxamide synthase yields the protein MTVGQKLYEGKAKILYSTDDPNVLLTYFKDDATAFNAQKRGSIQGKGEINCAIASHLFKLMEKNGIPTHFIDRTSGNEMLVRAVTIIPLEVVVRNIAAGSLCQQTGLELGTPLNPPLVEFYLKDDALGDPLLTLDRLQVVDPASAAKVDQLKSMATQINTVLQAFFEQCGITLVDFKLEFGTDAQGQLLLADEISPDTCRLWNQAETDPDRRVLDKDRFRRDLGNVEDAYRQVMQRVLNQTV from the coding sequence ATGACTGTTGGTCAAAAACTCTACGAAGGCAAAGCCAAAATTCTCTATAGCACCGACGATCCAAACGTGCTGCTGACCTATTTTAAGGACGATGCAACGGCATTCAATGCTCAAAAGCGCGGCAGCATTCAGGGCAAAGGCGAAATCAACTGCGCGATCGCATCGCACCTCTTCAAACTGATGGAGAAAAACGGCATCCCGACGCATTTTATCGATCGCACCTCCGGGAACGAAATGCTCGTTCGCGCCGTCACCATCATTCCATTAGAAGTCGTGGTCAGGAACATTGCTGCCGGGAGTCTCTGTCAACAAACCGGACTGGAACTTGGCACCCCACTCAATCCGCCGCTTGTCGAGTTTTATCTCAAAGACGATGCGCTGGGTGATCCACTGCTCACGCTCGATCGCTTACAAGTGGTTGATCCAGCATCAGCCGCCAAAGTCGATCAGCTTAAGAGCATGGCAACGCAAATTAACACGGTGCTACAAGCCTTTTTTGAGCAATGTGGGATTACGCTCGTTGACTTCAAATTAGAGTTTGGCACCGATGCTCAAGGTCAACTTCTACTTGCTGATGAAATCAGCCCGGATACTTGTCGGCTCTGGAATCAGGCAGAAACTGACCCCGATCGACGAGTCCTGGACAAAGATCGATTCCGCCGCGACCTTGGCAACGTTGAAGATGCGTATCGGCAAGTCATGCAACGGGTACTCAACCAAACTGTATGA
- a CDS encoding ABC transporter substrate-binding protein: MFKRRFVSLLVFAIALFWTVACSTQEPQPLAVSTNPWSGYSGHHVALKQQFYREAGLQIQDLLFQSNTEQIDAFLAGKTDLAWMTAGDVIQMIEKSPDLRIIFLCDYSNGADGILGRGIKTAADLKGKTLAREDVLFEKVFLRAFLERNGLTEKDIKIKDIPAPAAATAFSTQQVDAAVTYEPFLTKAVKEGGGEIIFSSKGTNLIADVLVTHKDLIANRREDLIKFLKAADKGIKLLKARNEEAIFVASNRLGIQPEELREQLKGITLFDIEGNKAIAFNLSHPNNAIKSFELVAKAAYDFKVVPQPLDVQSLYDDSLVKAL; encoded by the coding sequence ATGTTTAAGCGTCGGTTTGTTAGCCTGCTCGTATTTGCGATCGCTCTATTTTGGACAGTTGCCTGCTCCACTCAAGAACCTCAACCCTTAGCGGTTTCCACCAATCCTTGGTCTGGCTATTCCGGGCATCATGTTGCGCTTAAACAGCAGTTTTATCGGGAAGCAGGACTGCAAATTCAAGACTTGCTGTTTCAGTCCAATACCGAGCAAATCGATGCGTTTTTGGCAGGTAAAACCGATTTGGCTTGGATGACCGCAGGCGATGTGATCCAGATGATTGAAAAATCGCCGGATTTAAGAATTATCTTTCTTTGCGACTACTCAAACGGCGCAGATGGCATCCTGGGACGGGGCATCAAAACAGCAGCCGATCTAAAAGGCAAAACGTTGGCGCGTGAAGATGTGCTGTTTGAGAAAGTGTTTCTCCGGGCATTTCTTGAGAGAAACGGACTAACCGAGAAGGATATTAAAATCAAAGATATACCTGCTCCGGCGGCTGCAACTGCATTTAGCACCCAACAAGTCGATGCCGCCGTAACTTATGAACCCTTTCTAACCAAAGCAGTCAAAGAAGGCGGCGGAGAAATTATCTTTAGCTCCAAAGGCACTAATTTGATTGCTGATGTCCTGGTGACGCACAAAGATTTGATTGCAAACCGTAGAGAAGATTTGATCAAATTTCTCAAAGCCGCCGACAAAGGGATCAAGCTGCTGAAAGCGAGAAATGAAGAAGCAATTTTTGTCGCCTCTAACCGGTTGGGCATTCAACCTGAAGAACTGCGAGAACAACTGAAGGGAATTACACTATTTGATATTGAGGGCAACAAGGCGATCGCGTTCAATCTGAGTCACCCAAACAATGCAATTAAGAGCTTTGAACTTGTAGCGAAAGCGGCTTATGACTTCAAAGTGGTGCCACAGCCCCTTGATGTTCAGTCACTGTACGATGACTCTCTTGTGAAAGCGCTTTAG